In Sphingobacterium sp. PCS056, the following proteins share a genomic window:
- a CDS encoding DUF1553 domain-containing protein yields the protein MRKKVVVVSILLTICAAVGLFAFQQEKPVDFSAEVKPILNKHCITCHGGVKKNGGFSLLFENEAFAKAESGKPAIVAGDADHSEFIKRLTIDDPELRMPYNAPRLSDDEIDILKRWINEGAKWGKHWAYTLPEKVEVPKPFSFAGLFGMNPSGISNNIDYFVQDKMKEKDLSFSKEADKETLLRRLYLDVVGIPPSLSELQSFVNDTRGNAYELRVDSLLASQQYGEKWASWWLDLARYADTKGYEKDGSRQIWPYRDWLIKAFNKDMPFDEFTVQQLAGDLLPDPTKDQLIATAFHRNTMNNDEGGTDSEEFRVASVLDRVNTTYQVWLSTTFECVQCHSHTYDPFKFEEYYKSVAFFNNTRDEDTQGDHPRLRFYKAEDESRVDSIKSWLTQKGNQKLIRSTDLFLHTLEPKIHAHYSDQVENGALYDTKWLGIRSGGSARLKHITLQGKKQFYMNYWTSLNGGAIEVRKGSKTGPLLTTVQLPSTSGRQVIQADLKDDTGVHDLYLIFKNATEAKDQPICMIEWFALREGFPVSADPESQRMQNNFMQLINTNPESVPVMIENPAEMHRKTHVFERGNRLALGKEVQPAVPETLNPFPKGAPNNRLGFAKWIVSKDNPLTARTLVNRIWAQLFGRGLVEPLGDMGTQSTPSMHIDLLDYLALDLMQNKKWSMKALIKDIVMSSTYKQSSSLNQGDVEKDPANIFLARGPRFRLSAEQIRDQTLAVSGLLSSKMYGPSVMPYQPDGVWMTVYSGESWATSTGEDQFRRGLYTFLKRTSPYPSFISFDASSREVCLVDRIRTNTPLQALTTLNDPVYLEAAKHLSTLMQKEGAGDSKKIISYGYKKLMLKNPSAEKVVALEKLYKEALQNFNKKPAEAAKFMAVNASDLKDPSLTSKAAYMVVANALLNLDEFLTKS from the coding sequence ATGAGAAAGAAAGTTGTCGTTGTATCCATTTTATTGACTATTTGTGCAGCTGTCGGATTATTTGCGTTTCAACAGGAAAAACCTGTTGATTTTAGTGCTGAAGTGAAACCTATCCTTAATAAACATTGCATTACTTGCCATGGTGGCGTAAAGAAAAATGGAGGTTTTAGTTTGCTTTTCGAAAATGAGGCATTTGCTAAGGCAGAGTCTGGTAAACCGGCTATAGTCGCAGGCGATGCAGATCATAGTGAATTTATTAAACGGTTGACCATTGATGATCCCGAATTAAGAATGCCTTACAATGCACCACGATTGAGTGATGATGAAATCGACATCTTGAAAAGATGGATCAATGAGGGGGCGAAATGGGGCAAGCACTGGGCTTATACTTTGCCTGAAAAAGTTGAAGTACCTAAACCATTTTCTTTTGCCGGTTTATTTGGTATGAATCCATCGGGTATATCCAATAATATCGATTATTTCGTTCAAGATAAAATGAAAGAGAAAGACCTGTCTTTTTCAAAAGAGGCAGATAAGGAGACCTTATTGAGACGATTGTATCTTGATGTGGTCGGTATTCCGCCAAGTTTATCCGAATTGCAATCATTTGTGAATGACACGAGAGGAAATGCTTACGAGTTAAGAGTTGATAGTTTACTCGCTTCACAGCAGTATGGTGAAAAATGGGCTAGCTGGTGGCTCGACTTAGCCCGATATGCAGATACTAAAGGTTATGAAAAGGACGGGTCAAGACAAATATGGCCTTATCGCGATTGGCTCATTAAAGCTTTTAATAAAGATATGCCATTTGACGAGTTTACGGTACAGCAATTAGCGGGTGATTTATTACCTGATCCAACTAAAGATCAACTTATTGCAACTGCTTTTCACAGAAATACAATGAATAATGATGAAGGGGGGACAGACAGTGAAGAGTTTCGTGTTGCCTCTGTTTTAGATCGGGTCAATACGACTTACCAGGTCTGGTTAAGTACAACTTTTGAGTGTGTACAGTGTCACAGTCATACTTACGACCCATTTAAATTTGAAGAGTATTATAAATCTGTTGCTTTTTTTAATAATACACGAGATGAAGATACCCAAGGTGATCATCCAAGGTTGCGGTTCTATAAGGCCGAAGACGAAAGCAGAGTGGATAGTATCAAATCTTGGTTGACCCAGAAAGGGAATCAAAAGTTGATCCGTTCTACAGACTTATTTTTGCATACCTTGGAACCAAAAATTCATGCACATTATAGTGATCAGGTTGAAAACGGCGCTTTGTATGATACTAAATGGCTCGGAATACGTTCAGGAGGAAGTGCTCGATTGAAACACATCACCTTGCAGGGTAAAAAGCAATTTTATATGAATTATTGGACATCATTAAATGGAGGTGCCATAGAAGTCAGAAAGGGTAGTAAAACAGGCCCGTTACTGACGACAGTCCAATTGCCTAGTACTTCAGGAAGACAAGTTATTCAAGCAGATCTGAAAGATGATACCGGAGTTCATGACCTTTATTTAATATTTAAGAATGCAACTGAAGCAAAAGATCAGCCGATTTGTATGATTGAGTGGTTCGCATTGCGCGAAGGGTTTCCAGTATCTGCAGACCCGGAGTCCCAGCGTATGCAAAATAACTTTATGCAACTGATTAATACAAATCCTGAAAGTGTACCTGTGATGATTGAAAATCCTGCAGAAATGCATCGTAAAACACATGTTTTTGAGCGAGGAAATAGATTAGCGCTAGGTAAAGAGGTGCAACCTGCAGTTCCTGAAACATTAAATCCTTTTCCAAAGGGAGCTCCTAACAATAGATTGGGATTTGCTAAATGGATTGTAAGTAAAGATAATCCTTTGACAGCACGTACTTTGGTCAATCGAATTTGGGCGCAATTATTTGGACGCGGGTTGGTGGAACCACTAGGAGATATGGGGACGCAGAGTACACCATCTATGCATATTGATTTATTGGACTACTTAGCGCTAGATCTCATGCAAAATAAAAAGTGGAGTATGAAAGCACTTATTAAGGATATTGTTATGTCTTCCACCTATAAGCAATCATCGAGTTTAAATCAAGGAGATGTGGAGAAAGATCCGGCTAATATATTTCTAGCGAGAGGACCAAGATTCAGACTTTCGGCAGAGCAGATTCGGGATCAGACATTAGCCGTAAGTGGCCTCCTCAGTTCTAAAATGTATGGACCTTCGGTGATGCCCTATCAGCCGGATGGTGTATGGATGACGGTATATAGTGGTGAATCGTGGGCAACAAGTACCGGTGAAGACCAATTTAGAAGGGGATTATATACATTTTTAAAACGGACAAGTCCTTATCCTTCATTTATTTCTTTTGATGCATCGAGTCGAGAGGTCTGTTTGGTTGATCGGATCAGAACAAATACTCCATTACAAGCACTAACCACGTTGAATGATCCCGTTTATCTGGAGGCGGCTAAACATCTTTCGACACTCATGCAGAAAGAAGGAGCAGGAGATTCTAAAAAAATAATTTCTTATGGTTATAAGAAACTGATGTTAAAAAATCCGAGTGCAGAAAAAGTGGTTGCACTGGAAAAATTATATAAAGAAGCATTACAAAATTTTAATAAAAAACCAGCAGAGGCGGCTAAATTCATGGCTGTTAATGCGAGTGATTTAAAAGATCCATCTTTAACATCAAAGGCTGCCTACATGGTGGTAGCCAATGCTTTATTGAATCTGGATGAATTTCTTACAAAATCTTAA
- a CDS encoding DUF1501 domain-containing protein, with product MKDLDKLFRELQQQKLQAVTRRHFLKDCVAGVGSIALASFLASCGGNSSGSGAIDLNALNPLVPKSPHFPGKAKSVIYLHMAGAPSQLELFDYKPVLQTLHNQPCPESLLAGKTFAFIRGTPKMLGPQATFKQYGQSGAWVSDHLPHFSKVVDDVSFLKAVHTDQFNHGPAQMFMQTGSARLGRPSIGSWVTYGLGSENSNLPGFVVLTSGGKTPDAGKSVWGSGFLPSVYQGVQCRSKGDPVLYLADPEGMSRDLKRHAIDAINEVNKDEYNTYKDPETLSRIAQYEMAYKMQVAVPEVMDISQEPAHIHELYGTEPGKESFANNCLLARKLVEQGVRYVQLFDWGWDSHGTNASDSIDFGFRNKCREIDRPMTALIMDLKQRGLLDETLVVWGGEFGRTPMQENRDNSDMPFLGRDHHTDAYTIWMAGGGVKKGVTYGETDEIGFTGVSGRSSVHDVHATMLHLLGFDHEKFTYEFQGRPFRLTDVEGNLISAVV from the coding sequence ATGAAAGATCTCGATAAATTATTTCGTGAATTGCAACAGCAGAAATTGCAGGCGGTAACGCGCAGACATTTTTTGAAGGATTGCGTGGCAGGTGTTGGAAGCATAGCATTAGCAAGTTTTTTAGCAAGTTGTGGAGGAAACTCCAGTGGATCTGGAGCTATAGATTTAAATGCATTGAATCCACTTGTACCAAAATCACCTCATTTTCCTGGAAAAGCAAAAAGTGTCATTTACTTGCATATGGCAGGAGCTCCTTCACAATTGGAACTTTTTGACTATAAGCCAGTGTTGCAGACATTACATAATCAACCCTGTCCTGAGTCACTATTAGCAGGTAAAACTTTTGCATTTATCAGAGGTACTCCTAAAATGCTAGGTCCTCAAGCGACTTTCAAACAGTATGGGCAAAGTGGAGCTTGGGTTTCCGATCATCTACCGCATTTTAGTAAAGTTGTGGACGATGTCAGCTTTTTAAAGGCTGTACATACAGACCAGTTTAATCATGGTCCTGCACAGATGTTTATGCAAACGGGTAGTGCGAGATTGGGTAGGCCTAGTATTGGATCTTGGGTAACTTATGGTTTAGGATCAGAAAATAGCAACTTGCCAGGTTTCGTGGTATTGACTTCAGGTGGAAAGACTCCCGATGCCGGAAAAAGTGTTTGGGGATCTGGATTCTTACCTTCAGTATATCAGGGTGTGCAATGCCGTTCGAAAGGTGATCCTGTTCTATATCTTGCCGATCCGGAAGGCATGAGCAGAGACTTAAAGAGACATGCTATCGATGCGATTAATGAAGTCAACAAGGACGAATATAATACCTATAAAGATCCTGAAACATTATCTCGAATAGCCCAATATGAGATGGCTTACAAAATGCAGGTAGCAGTTCCTGAGGTTATGGACATCAGTCAAGAACCAGCGCATATTCATGAATTATATGGTACGGAACCGGGTAAAGAGTCTTTTGCGAATAATTGTTTATTAGCACGAAAACTGGTTGAACAAGGAGTCCGTTATGTACAGTTGTTTGATTGGGGATGGGATAGCCATGGAACTAATGCTTCCGATTCTATCGATTTTGGTTTCCGTAACAAATGTAGGGAAATCGACAGACCTATGACCGCATTGATTATGGATCTTAAACAACGTGGATTGTTGGACGAAACGCTTGTGGTTTGGGGAGGAGAATTCGGACGAACTCCAATGCAGGAAAATAGAGACAATAGCGATATGCCCTTTTTAGGACGTGATCATCATACTGATGCCTATACGATCTGGATGGCAGGAGGCGGTGTCAAGAAAGGGGTGACCTATGGAGAGACCGATGAAATCGGGTTTACCGGTGTAAGCGGAAGATCGTCCGTTCATGATGTACATGCGACAATGCTTCATTTGCTCGGTTTCGATCATGAAAAATTTACTTATGAATTTCAGGGCCGACCATTCCGTTTAACGGATGTTGAAGGTAACCTGATTAGTGCAGTTGTTTAA
- a CDS encoding sugar phosphate isomerase/epimerase family protein: protein MKYIYSMMLFILWALPNQAQVNNNLKIKFYCTNWGMSESWDSYCARVSQAGFDGLETWLPAVGEERTAMFNALKKHKLSLGLLSGGGGANFDQYLASFIKNVEDAAQQKPDYINCHTGKEYYTFEQNKALIDAAEAISKKTGIPVRHETHRGRFSFAAHITKKYLEKIPHLRLTLDISHWCNVHESMLSDQKEAVQLALLKTGHIHARVGHPQGPQVNDPAAPEWKSILNQHLAWWDEIVRIHKESKAKVLTITTEFGPAGYLPTLPYTQQPVADQWSINVFMLNLLKARYKS, encoded by the coding sequence ATGAAATATATATACAGCATGATGCTTTTTATTTTATGGGCTCTACCAAATCAAGCTCAAGTGAATAATAATTTAAAAATAAAGTTCTATTGTACCAATTGGGGTATGTCAGAGTCATGGGACAGCTACTGTGCTCGAGTAAGTCAGGCTGGATTTGATGGTTTAGAGACTTGGCTTCCAGCGGTAGGAGAAGAGCGTACAGCCATGTTTAATGCTTTAAAAAAGCATAAGCTCTCCTTGGGGTTATTAAGTGGAGGTGGCGGTGCCAATTTTGATCAGTATTTGGCTTCTTTTATAAAAAATGTTGAGGATGCCGCGCAGCAAAAACCGGATTATATTAATTGTCATACTGGAAAAGAATATTATACGTTTGAACAAAATAAAGCTCTAATTGATGCTGCTGAAGCCATTTCTAAAAAAACGGGTATCCCAGTTAGACATGAAACACACCGTGGCCGATTTAGTTTTGCCGCACATATTACAAAAAAGTATTTGGAAAAGATTCCGCATTTGCGTTTAACATTAGATATATCACATTGGTGTAATGTTCATGAGTCCATGTTGTCAGATCAAAAAGAAGCTGTTCAATTGGCGCTTCTAAAAACTGGACACATACACGCTCGTGTTGGCCATCCGCAAGGACCACAGGTTAACGATCCAGCAGCCCCAGAATGGAAATCTATTTTGAATCAGCATTTGGCCTGGTGGGATGAAATTGTACGTATTCACAAAGAAAGCAAAGCAAAAGTTCTAACCATAACAACTGAATTTGGTCCCGCTGGATATTTACCGACTTTACCTTATACACAACAGCCTGTAGCTGATCAATGGAGTATCAATGTCTTTATGTTAAATCTTTTAAAGGCACGCTATAAATCATGA
- a CDS encoding c-type cytochrome domain-containing protein: MILFFEELMNFTGRWHPVMVHLPIGMLVIACVLALFSRKENYKNIGPAISLSLLFGSVAAILACFTGYLLSLQGGYEQDTLNFHQWLGLAVAAISLFLYFLYKEGIRNSFIEKFKSKRVAILFLMFILIGITGHFGGTLTHGKGYFKDALPTAIKRAVGIEDASEEPVLLTNVQQAQVYSGIIQPILKQRCQSCHGEKKQEGGFALHDQAHLLKGGDGGTVLVANDLEKSELYARLILPEGHKKRMPPKGRKPITAEQIKLIGWWVKEGADFAKKSSDLAQTAEIKEILGKLEKGSEPTSPFEELPEAKKLPADFVQQLQAKGIKVLPIASTSEYVTINAINYPEFKDQDLKDLLKIKDNIVQLKLGNTAITDQSLKMMAEFPNLMKLHLENTKITDLGLEHLNGHPALSYLNLFAVPVTDKGLEKLNKMPKLKQIYAYQTKATLVSVENLKKIAKHVVLDTGSYQLPFLASDTVRF; encoded by the coding sequence ATGATATTGTTTTTTGAAGAGTTAATGAATTTTACAGGAAGATGGCACCCAGTTATGGTACATCTTCCTATTGGAATGTTAGTTATTGCCTGTGTATTGGCATTGTTCTCAAGAAAGGAAAATTATAAGAATATAGGTCCAGCAATATCATTATCCTTATTGTTTGGTAGTGTGGCTGCTATACTCGCTTGTTTTACAGGGTATCTGTTGTCTTTACAAGGTGGTTACGAGCAAGATACCTTAAATTTTCATCAATGGTTAGGACTTGCAGTTGCTGCTATTAGTCTTTTTTTGTATTTTTTATATAAGGAAGGTATTCGCAATTCCTTTATTGAAAAGTTTAAATCTAAGCGTGTTGCAATATTGTTTTTGATGTTTATTCTTATCGGTATTACTGGTCACTTTGGAGGTACTTTGACACATGGGAAAGGGTATTTTAAAGACGCGCTTCCTACAGCGATTAAAAGAGCTGTGGGGATAGAGGATGCATCTGAAGAACCTGTTTTACTGACTAATGTGCAACAAGCGCAGGTATATTCAGGAATTATTCAGCCCATTCTTAAACAGCGGTGTCAAAGTTGTCACGGCGAGAAAAAGCAAGAAGGTGGTTTTGCTCTTCACGATCAAGCACATTTATTGAAAGGTGGTGATGGCGGGACAGTACTTGTTGCAAATGATTTAGAAAAAAGTGAATTATATGCGCGATTGATATTGCCAGAGGGGCATAAGAAAAGAATGCCTCCCAAAGGCCGTAAGCCAATTACTGCAGAACAAATTAAGTTGATCGGATGGTGGGTGAAAGAAGGTGCTGATTTTGCTAAAAAATCGAGTGACTTGGCGCAGACAGCAGAAATAAAAGAAATTTTAGGGAAGTTAGAAAAGGGAAGTGAACCAACTTCTCCATTTGAAGAATTACCGGAGGCAAAAAAGCTACCAGCTGATTTTGTACAGCAGTTACAAGCAAAAGGAATTAAGGTTTTGCCTATTGCAAGTACTAGTGAATATGTAACCATCAACGCCATTAACTATCCTGAATTTAAGGATCAAGACTTAAAAGATCTTTTAAAGATCAAGGATAACATTGTGCAGTTGAAATTAGGAAATACCGCTATAACTGATCAAAGCCTCAAGATGATGGCCGAATTTCCAAACTTAATGAAGTTACATTTAGAAAATACAAAAATTACAGATTTAGGACTTGAACATCTGAATGGACATCCAGCTTTATCCTATCTAAATTTATTTGCAGTGCCAGTTACAGATAAAGGGTTAGAAAAGCTCAATAAAATGCCCAAATTGAAACAGATCTATGCCTATCAGACAAAAGCGACATTAGTAAGTGTTGAAAATTTAAAGAAGATAGCTAAACATGTTGTGCTGGATACAGGATCTTATCAGTTGCCTTTTCTAGCTTCGGACACAGTTCGTTTTTAA
- a CDS encoding GNAT family N-acetyltransferase — MPRSIFYEHMITNITFKKYTAKDLLDYHNLVKEDDVMKYITGKGMSVPDANKKFDSILDQGKQHKYLGYFQVLDAENGTIIGDCKLVFYKKDHSVFEIGYLLKKEHWKKGLGTKICEHLLSLALEIDQEKDIIAVIHPQNIASRRLLEKSGFRSYFKGNEEGTIIEKLILTRKQKNVSSDL; from the coding sequence TTGCCAAGATCTATATTTTATGAACATATGATTACCAATATCACCTTTAAAAAATATACCGCAAAAGACCTTTTGGACTATCACAATCTCGTTAAGGAAGATGATGTCATGAAATATATCACTGGAAAAGGTATGTCTGTACCGGATGCTAATAAAAAATTTGACTCTATTCTGGATCAAGGTAAACAGCATAAATATTTAGGTTATTTTCAAGTATTAGATGCTGAAAATGGCACGATCATAGGAGATTGTAAATTGGTCTTTTACAAAAAAGATCATAGCGTTTTTGAAATTGGCTATTTACTCAAAAAAGAGCATTGGAAGAAAGGTCTAGGAACTAAAATCTGTGAACATCTACTATCTTTAGCATTAGAAATAGATCAGGAAAAAGATATCATTGCCGTAATTCATCCACAAAATATTGCTTCTAGAAGATTATTAGAAAAATCTGGATTTAGAAGCTACTTTAAAGGAAATGAAGAAGGCACTATCATTGAAAAGTTGATATTGACAAGGAAACAGAAAAATGTATCATCGGATTTATGA
- a CDS encoding N-acetyltransferase translates to MNNAMIRKAGDADLDQLVEIWYEASQQAHNFIKKEYWETNKTAMRTQYLPASEIYLLAHEAEISGFIALVENEVAAIFVSPTHQGKGIGTLLLNHVKKMRDDLQLKVYKNNRPSVAFYQKKGFAKVSELIDAETGETELMMKWHKE, encoded by the coding sequence ATGAATAATGCAATGATTAGAAAAGCAGGCGACGCTGACCTAGATCAGCTTGTCGAAATCTGGTATGAGGCATCACAGCAAGCTCATAACTTTATTAAAAAAGAATATTGGGAAACAAATAAAACAGCAATGCGAACACAGTATTTACCCGCATCAGAAATATACTTATTAGCCCATGAAGCCGAAATTTCAGGTTTTATTGCACTAGTAGAGAATGAGGTTGCTGCTATTTTTGTTTCACCAACACATCAAGGTAAAGGGATAGGAACATTACTGTTAAATCATGTCAAAAAAATGCGAGATGATCTTCAACTTAAAGTTTACAAAAATAACAGACCAAGTGTAGCATTTTATCAAAAAAAGGGATTTGCGAAGGTTTCAGAATTGATAGATGCTGAAACAGGAGAAACTGAGCTGATGATGAAATGGCATAAAGAGTAA
- a CDS encoding VOC family protein, giving the protein MIKGLFETHIEVSNMKEAIAFYSNILNLELAHIDHPRRIAFLWLTPAKKAMLGLWEKPSPIQKRHFAFQCDLEFIRDSAVSWLEKNDLKPYNFLNNGSAEPMVFAWMPAIAIYFDDPDGNSLEFISMLEGQGLPELGVINYVDWLKITETIQKPT; this is encoded by the coding sequence ATGATTAAAGGATTATTTGAAACTCATATTGAAGTAAGCAATATGAAAGAAGCAATTGCATTTTATTCCAATATCCTAAATTTGGAATTGGCTCACATCGACCATCCCCGTCGCATCGCATTTCTCTGGTTGACACCTGCTAAAAAAGCGATGCTAGGACTATGGGAAAAACCTTCACCTATACAAAAGAGACATTTTGCATTTCAATGTGATTTGGAGTTTATACGTGACAGTGCAGTATCATGGCTAGAAAAAAATGATTTAAAACCTTACAACTTTTTAAACAACGGCAGTGCAGAGCCTATGGTTTTTGCATGGATGCCTGCTATCGCGATTTATTTTGACGATCCTGATGGCAACAGCTTGGAGTTTATCAGTATGTTAGAGGGGCAAGGACTTCCTGAATTAGGGGTAATAAACTACGTCGACTGGTTAAAAATAACAGAAACAATTCAAAAGCCAACATAA
- a CDS encoding helix-turn-helix domain-containing protein, translated as MTQKELFNTLKNDSTVQIELCSASEFYAIKHHRTNCYVLILGMKGFCEIQIDHHSFRITKSSITIIPPLSTYSLQRPSDDYAAQIITFESTLLSTGIFETNILNDLLFINPEYAPTFPLKRTEFHDFYYKFKKIKLELDHDKPFGIDMIRLYLIQLLYEYNRICEICLINSDTSINRKYQITQRFRTLLKEHIKIAKDVAFYADKLHISPKYLSECVHDQLGYSALRLIQNQLMVEAERLLKYGDMNIKQIALILNFDTANHFSRLFYKLRGMTPTEYRSKP; from the coding sequence ATGACTCAAAAAGAACTCTTTAACACATTGAAAAATGATAGTACCGTACAAATAGAATTATGCTCTGCATCAGAATTCTATGCAATAAAGCATCATAGAACAAACTGTTATGTGCTTATTTTAGGAATGAAAGGATTTTGTGAAATACAGATCGATCATCATTCGTTTCGAATAACGAAAAGTTCTATTACTATAATCCCACCTTTATCTACCTATTCTTTACAGCGTCCAAGTGACGATTATGCGGCGCAGATCATCACTTTTGAAAGCACACTACTATCTACAGGTATATTTGAAACCAATATTCTGAACGACCTCTTATTTATAAATCCAGAATATGCGCCAACGTTTCCGTTAAAAAGGACTGAATTTCATGATTTTTACTATAAGTTTAAAAAAATAAAATTAGAACTCGATCATGATAAACCATTTGGAATAGACATGATTCGTCTCTATCTTATCCAACTTTTATACGAATATAACCGGATCTGTGAAATTTGTTTAATTAATTCGGATACTTCCATTAATCGAAAATATCAAATTACACAACGCTTTCGAACCTTATTAAAAGAGCATATTAAAATAGCTAAAGATGTCGCTTTTTATGCTGATAAACTTCATATATCACCTAAATACCTAAGCGAATGTGTACACGATCAACTTGGATATTCTGCTCTCCGTTTAATTCAAAATCAGCTTATGGTTGAGGCTGAGCGCTTACTAAAGTATGGAGATATGAACATCAAACAAATTGCGCTCATACTCAACTTTGACACAGCCAATCACTTTTCACGACTCTTTTACAAATTGAGAGGTATGACTCCTACCGAGTACCGATCAAAACCGTAA
- a CDS encoding RagB/SusD family nutrient uptake outer membrane protein, with translation MKKYISILTLSAGLIFQGCTKLDQEFYSSVTPETFYKSEKDIKAALFRPFTHAKWYLGEDRWRLQEYTADNFAITTKGRHWYNGGENERYHYHKWTADDGWIWGTWRGTLMGVALALDTKNDLSKLDYTKFALTAERQNADMAQLDALISYFYLRGLDYFGGMPIFESLDQESLPRNTEQELFLHIEKLLTAAMNNLPAKKAGDKEEGAIRKAAVAAMLAQLYFNAETYIGKPMYEESRKLSQALINKEYGDYQLDPTWNGVHGFKNNSSPEIIWSMPSEFKMLEYNWFYADFYHYNTREYFSQDMGGNNGAHLTPSRKPDGTLYSSDFKLGSPYEAFTTGDFRKNPYHYLGTENYEGMFIVGPHLSPDGKAILGGEEYNKQPLNFVDQVARFSEVGPGKKYSSVAQLPSKMSEGEENTGIRLVKVPIPNLANNTLRWGADMPVIRLAEIYYMLAECEFRIGDKSKAVTLINEVRKRNFKDNIDLNPVTIANIDKYRFLDEWSIEFIGEGRRRTDLIRWKAFTTEKWWDHSPSSSLHLNRFPVPNQAIAGNNKLEQNPGY, from the coding sequence ATGAAAAAATACATATCGATATTAACACTATCTGCAGGACTCATCTTTCAGGGCTGTACCAAATTAGATCAGGAATTTTATAGTTCTGTCACTCCTGAAACATTTTATAAAAGTGAAAAAGATATTAAAGCAGCCTTGTTTAGACCTTTTACACATGCCAAGTGGTACTTGGGAGAAGATCGCTGGAGACTACAAGAGTATACTGCTGACAACTTTGCGATCACGACAAAGGGCAGACATTGGTATAATGGCGGAGAAAATGAACGATATCATTATCATAAATGGACCGCAGATGACGGTTGGATCTGGGGAACCTGGCGTGGAACGCTCATGGGAGTTGCTCTTGCTTTGGATACCAAAAATGATCTTTCTAAATTGGACTATACAAAATTTGCTTTAACTGCTGAACGCCAAAATGCTGATATGGCTCAACTCGATGCATTAATTTCCTACTTCTATTTAAGAGGATTGGACTATTTTGGTGGAATGCCTATTTTTGAATCACTAGATCAAGAGTCACTTCCTCGAAATACGGAACAGGAACTCTTTTTACATATTGAAAAGTTACTGACCGCAGCTATGAATAATTTACCTGCAAAAAAAGCTGGTGATAAAGAAGAAGGGGCAATACGAAAAGCTGCTGTAGCGGCGATGCTTGCTCAATTGTATTTTAATGCGGAAACTTATATTGGTAAACCGATGTATGAGGAAAGTAGAAAATTAAGTCAAGCGCTCATCAATAAAGAATATGGTGATTATCAATTAGACCCAACCTGGAATGGAGTTCATGGCTTCAAAAACAACAGTTCTCCAGAAATCATATGGTCTATGCCTTCAGAATTTAAAATGTTAGAATACAATTGGTTTTATGCGGACTTCTACCATTACAATACACGTGAATATTTTAGTCAAGATATGGGCGGGAATAATGGTGCCCACCTTACTCCTTCTAGAAAACCAGATGGTACACTTTACAGCAGTGATTTTAAATTAGGATCGCCCTATGAAGCATTCACTACCGGAGATTTTCGAAAGAACCCCTATCACTATTTAGGTACTGAAAATTATGAAGGTATGTTCATCGTGGGACCTCATCTATCTCCAGACGGGAAAGCCATTCTTGGCGGTGAAGAATATAATAAACAGCCTTTGAATTTTGTAGATCAGGTGGCACGTTTTTCAGAAGTCGGTCCAGGAAAAAAATACAGCTCCGTAGCTCAACTTCCATCAAAGATGTCCGAAGGCGAAGAAAATACTGGAATTCGTCTAGTAAAAGTTCCTATTCCAAATCTAGCTAATAATACATTGCGATGGGGCGCAGATATGCCGGTGATCCGATTAGCGGAAATCTATTATATGTTAGCCGAATGTGAATTTCGTATCGGAGATAAAAGTAAAGCTGTCACGTTGATCAATGAGGTCAGAAAAAGAAATTTTAAAGACAATATCGATTTAAATCCAGTCACAATTGCTAATATAGATAAATATCGTTTTCTAGATGAATGGAGTATCGAATTTATAGGAGAAGGTCGTAGAAGAACTGACCTCATCAGATGGAAAGCCTTTACGACAGAAAAATGGTGGGATCACTCCCCCTCTAGTAGCTTACATCTCAACCGTTTCCCTGTTCCTAACCAAGCTATTGCTGGAAACAATAAGCTAGAACAAAACCCTGGTTACTAA